One Deltaproteobacteria bacterium CG2_30_66_27 DNA window includes the following coding sequences:
- a CDS encoding chorismate mutase: MEIGEIRKRIDLLDDVLLRIFNERARLALEIGRRKKDEGLPVYDPSREKRIFARMKDDNPGPLDDGAIVRLFERVVDESRRLERIKSQEEGSKEC, translated from the coding sequence GTGGAGATCGGCGAGATCAGGAAGCGGATCGACCTGCTGGACGACGTCCTGCTTCGCATCTTCAACGAGCGGGCACGGCTGGCCCTCGAGATCGGGCGACGGAAGAAGGACGAGGGGCTTCCGGTCTACGACCCGTCCCGGGAGAAGCGGATCTTCGCGCGGATGAAGGACGACAACCCCGGGCCGCTGGACGACGGCGCCATCGTCCGGCTGTTCGAGCGGGTCGTGGACGAGTCGCGGCGGCTGGAACGGATCAAGTCGCAGGAAGAAGGATCAAAGGAATGCTGA